Genomic window (Alnus glutinosa chromosome 9, dhAlnGlut1.1, whole genome shotgun sequence):
tgaccgggctcaaagaatcgcctcaatatgttctggtcgtgaaccttcttcatccgtgctttgtacatcctagcacaatcataagcatcattcctcagctcttccaattcattgagttggagcttcctctgtgagccagcctttgtgagatcgaaattcagctgtttaatggcccagtaggctctgtgctccaagtCCACAGGCTggtggcatgctttcccgtacacgatacggtaaggtgacatgccaatcggtgtcttgaaagctgttCGGTAcacccataatgcatcgttcaaccggagagaccaatctttccttgatgggttcaccgtcttctctaaaatcctcttgatctctctgtttgaaacctccacttgtccacttgtctgagggtgatagggagtggcaaccttgtgcatgatgcaatatttcttcatcagctgctcgaagacccggttgcagaaatgctttccaccatcactaataattgctcgaagagtaccaaaacgagcaaatatagtgtcttttaaaaactgaaccacaactctgtggtcattggtcttgcagggAACCGCCTCCACctatttggacacgtagtccactgcaaccagaatgtacagatagccgaaggagagtggaaaaggtcccatgaaatcgatgccccacacatcaaagatctcgacaataagaatggggttgaggggcatcatatttcggcgtgaaatactccctagcttctgacagtgctcgcatgaaacacaataagtgtgagcgtcttgaaagatggtaggccagtaaaaaccgcactgcaaaatatttgcagcggtcttctttgcactgaagtggcctccacaggcatgatcatgatagaaggagatgacactggattggtccggctcgggaatgcatctcctaatgatcttatcgggacaatacttgtaaggatcgtcccagaaaaaattcttcaccacggacatgaatttggacttatcttgctgccctcaatgcaaaggcatttgaccggtgacaagatagttcactatgtcagcaaaccatggtgagtgagcatgagcaatatgcatcaactgctcatcggggaaggtctcagaaatggggacggcttcttccgtgaagtccacggttatcctcgagagatgatcagccaccacgtttttggaacccttcttgtcccgaatctcaatgtcgaactcttgtaagggcaaaatccaccggatgaggcgagatttaacatcctttttggagaaaagatacttcaatgccgagtgatccgagtagatgatgactttcgatccaagtaggtaggatcgaaacttatccaaagcaaatacgactgccagcagctccttctcagtggttgaataattcagctgggcgtcgttcagagttcgacttgcataataaatgacgtggggaagtttgtcaatgcgctgccccaacacagctccaacatcgtaatcggacgcgtcacacatgatctcgaaaggtgtaccccagctcgaAGGCCGAATGAtggtgtggacgtcagaattgccttcaaggccccaaatgccttcttacagtcctcgtcaaaaatgaaaggggcctccttcaccaatagtttgcacaagggccgggcgatcttgatgaagtcctggatgaatcgccgataaaatcctgcatggcccagaaaagagcgaacctctttcaccgtccgtgggggcggaaggttggatatcaggtCTACCTTCACCTTgtctacctctatcccccgacgagagatgacgtgcccgagcacaattccttgttgtaccataaaatgacacttctcccaattgagtaccaggttcttctctttacacctcaccaagactaacgtgaggtggtACAAACACTCTtcaaaagatgacccgaaaaccgagaagtcgtccataaatacctctAGGAAACACTCCACCATGttagaaaagatgctgatcatgcaccgctgaaaagtagcgggtgcattgcataagccaaagggcatgcgtcggtaggtgaacgtcccgaacggacaagtgaaggtcgtcttctcttggtcttcagggtccacatgGACCtagttatatccagaataaccatgcaaaaaacagtaatactcgtgcctggccaaccgctccaccatttgatcaatgaacggaagaggaaagtgatctttcctggtggcggtgtttaGCTtacggtagtcgatgcagactctccatccagactacTCGAGTTAGGACCAACTcaccttccttgttctgcatgaccgttactccagctcgcttgggcactaTATGAATGGGGCttacccatttgctgtcagagattgggtagatgactcctgcatccaataacttgattacttatcctctgacgacttcctgcatggtcgggttgagccttctctgtggctccctcgatggtttggtgtcctcctccagatgtatcttgtgcataaccaccgaggggctgattcccttaatatcttctatagtccagcctatagcttccttatgctctctcaatacgtctaacaatttctcctcctgAGAAGCATGtagatctgaagctatgattacaggcagagtttcggctggacctaggaacttatacttaagattgttCGGCAGGGGCTTAAGTTCTTTCTTAGGAAGCTCAGGTACTGTTGCCTTATCTTCTTCCTTGCTCACCAAAGAagcaaactctaaaatggcgtttgcttgctcaagtaactcatccaagtccagatcctctccgaactgagcaaagcatgcctccagggggtctttggtgcttgattcttcctctatgaaCTCCAATGTTCTGTACCGGCTCagtatctagcactataaaatccatggggaaataaaacttgtccaccttaatcaaaacatcctccactattccccgtggtatcttaactgaccggtcagccagctgcagtgtcatggaggtgggcttcaattctcctaaccccaattgcaggtaaactgaataaggtaggagattgacactggctccaaggtcaagcagcgCCTTCTCAATGTGGTTGATGCCTATTGTATAggaaatagtaggacatccggggttcttatacttgataggcagcctacactggaggattgagctgacttgctcggtcaaacaaacttttttcgggacattggttttccgctttacagttaccaaatccttcaagaacttagcgtaagacggcacttgctggatggcatccaagattggaatgttgatctgcacttgtttgaacacctctagaatgtcctcgaactttcctcccttctttggcgcgagaagtctatcagggaatggcgccttaggtatgaatgacctaggaggagtctctatggtcggagctaatgtagatggctcggcatctctcttctctatgctcctgcttccttgtccttcttgtgcagcagggttctcctcaaggtgaaccacttggttgtctacttgtttccctgacctcagtgtgacaacggcttgcacatgctccagcccatgcactgcatttgatgaacttccctcatggaactgcaattttggatttggcacaggctgactagggagctttcccttctctctctcccccagctGACTAGCAATTTtcccgatctgggtctccatcttggcaatggcttgagtgttcaccatggtagcattcttcatgtcagatggattggcctgtaagctggatgaaggccttaagagtgtcttctaaagaagactgtgaagaagaggcaggggattggtatgatggtgctggctgggatggagggctttgatggtgaaccggctgatgaaattcagggggggtattgagtataagattggtgaggaactctccattgagtcataggctggttctgcttccaagaaaagttagggtggttccgccaccctggattgtatgattcgAAGAAAGGTCCACTGGATTGTTTCCGATAATcattgaaagcgttcacttgctccattggtgactcgacaaaagccggcaatgatgggcaagtctgtgctaagtgcatgggactagcacaaaTGGAACAGCAatcaacatggaatggattggcagcattcatggatttgctaacaactagggcttcgacaTTTTTGGTAatggcatctatcttcatttttaattctatatcctccttaacctcgtagatgcctccctttttctgaatgcgagcagctttatctcgacagcttgaaaaatcccactgttgggaattgtcgaataattgatctaaggtcctatacgtctcctctcccgtcaaactcagaaatgcgcctccgttcatcgactcgatcatgctacggttggattgagttaatccttgatagaaaaattgcacgagtctccacttctcgtatccatgtggaggtcacttaatcagcatatcttgaaatctctcccaactctcagaaaatttatcatctttttcttgagtaaatgagcttatctccttcctacactcattgactttggacatggggaagaatttgttgtaaaacttgtttagcaagttctcccaagaagtgatggaaccaggcatgtttaaatccaaccatgccttggctctatcatggagtgagaaaggaaaaagcctaagatgcacagactcttcagaaaaattttgaaatttgaaggtggcacagatgtctttgaatttcttcacatggctataaggattttcgaggtccaagccatggaatgcgggtaggagttggatgacatgaggcttgaggtcaaagtgagtggcattggttgggggtaacactatacatgaaggagaatttgttgcaacaggtgcaaacaaatccctaagtgtcctagtatgatcgacgttttctccccgattcctcattctcattcgcatgcatgttatctcccatctcaacaaaatttctaaaccttctcctaagagttctttcaatttcgggatctaaagatgtcaagtctaggttcaaagatcttctaccaagcatacacaaatgtttaaccaaaagacaaacaaaaataaagaaaagaatttgctaatggggaacaaagttctccaaagtacaatctaggctagttcccaagtaggtgaggggggtcacattaaacacacttaaatcccaagacctttccttgccagaattcaccttgtcattgcccttagatagctaagtagacccttACTagcaaaagaaaatgttttttttttttttttttaaatcaaaagaaaaaataacacaactaagataaaaatgtaaagactaacaaaaatgcatacaatttatacaaagatagcagcaaaagtaaaaataagaatacttacaaattgggaccaaaaagaatttttggtaaaaatttctgctactgatcttatccaggagctgccttctgagttaaggtcgatcgatcgaaattgtagtagatcgatcgaatatttgaaattgtgcaggaacagaaacagaaacaggaacaaaaacagaacagaaactctctttttttttttctttgttagaaCGAAATAAAACACattgagggtaatatgaaacacaaactacacagaatttgaactaaattataatgaactaaaagaaaattcaggaaaatactattaaacagaaacaaattatgaacaaaatggactaaaagaagtactggaacagagatactcacctTGTTCTGAGCTGCTGTTGTGCAGAAATTCGTtcgatcgaagtatatttcgatcgatcgactttatattaGGCAGATgctaactcgatcgatcgaattttttttcgatcaatcgattcttcagggcacccagtGAGTTACAGAAACTGCAGAACAGATCTgggagaaacaaagaaagaacttagaatgcaaaacagaagctaaacaacagaaaaatgaaacaaaaatctatctaactagtaaaaaaaacaaaatcaatcaaacaaaaaccaatttttgaaccgatttctccgacaacggcgccaaaaacttgatgtgtgttttaatgagtactcgcaagcgcatgaatcatttgcaatatagtgtgtgcaagtgcgaggtcgaatccactgggaaatggtcaaatattggtgtcttgtttaatcaacctcattttaacctagttccaaaggtttgaagattgattcaagaacaaaagactaaataaaagagatgaaataaaatatgcaaattaaaaggaactaaggctaagaaatctaccaaaccaaatccgacaactcacactcttggtttccacttgaacacccaaagaacattaagctgtggatgtcattcaagtgtcttaaccacaaactctagaaccattaaatgaatctaactcaaagataaatcacaaagagtaccgatttgaaatcaaatcatccaatgtatccattcaatgaacaaatcacaatggatatcatcattcaaatcgataaaacaatgtatccatctgttgaaacacattaaatgtcctatatctactaacaaccacattcattgcaaaagataaaacatttaaatgaatggaacttgaacaacaaatatgatatatcatcaaatgtgcaagtagtataacaagagtgtgagtgtcatcaatggaaaggtttcatcctcaaccttagttgaggttactagccttccatgactaagaacaccacaagaaaatgaagaacaaacatggaaataaaagaaaagctttacaaagagaaagtgtctaagaacaaaagctactgaaatacactatgaaatgaatgaaattaaacatagctactgttctctgaactctcaaacaaggaggcatggctatggcttttatagaaggaaattagggctagaaaccggtgtaaaatgactcctctagccccctctagggttcctctcttgctagagacaaccaaaaacacgaaactagcgtgttctgctgcgaaaatcagagggagaactactttttgtcatggagaagctcctgattgggtgttctggcacgcttctgcaaaagtaagttctgggaaatttcgatcgatcgattaatattcgttcgatcgatcgagttcttcagaactttcaaatttttcaagcaattccacatgaattttgccattcctcacttattgacctacaaaacataaaaacataaaaacacaaaaactaaccaaagcatcagaaaataataaggataaaggtctaactaatgtaaatcaatgggtccaaatacacaatatttggcactcatcaaataccatTTGAGGTACTTCTCCAGACCAGTCGATCAGGAGGAAAAGAAGGGCAAATCGGAATATTGATAATGACATCAGCTTCTTCTTTGGAGAACACAGACCTGATCAGCTCCACATTCCATCACCCACAATCTCTATCTAGCAAGGCAGCCACCGAGGAATTAGCAGCAAGAACACTGGAAGGGGACTGGACCGCAAAGGATATCGGCGTTGGCAACCACCTATCCCCCCAGATTTTAATATTAAGCCCATCTCCCACTCTCCAAACCAAACCCTGAGTTAAGTGATCCTTTGCTGAAAATATACTGCGCCATGCAAAGGAAGGCTTTGACCCTAGGGAAGAATCCAAGAATGAGGAGTTAGGGTAGtatttggcttttaaaatcctTGCAGTCAACGAGTCTGGATTTTGAACCAATCTCCAACCTTGTTTAGCCAATAGTGCCTTGTTGAATAAGGTCAAGTCCCTAAACCCGAGACCCCCCTTAGATTTTGAGAACCCCATCCtctcccaactcatccaatgaattTTTGAATCATTAGCCATGTGTCCCCACCAAAATTTCTGCATCATACGGTTCAATTCTTGGCAAAGGGTGACAGGAAGTAGAAAAACACTCATGCTAAAAGTCGGGATTGCTTGGACCACGGCTTTCAACAGAATTTATTTCCCTGCCTGTGATAAAAACTTAACCTTCCAACTATTCAACTTCTTCCAAACTCGATCTTTTATACTTGAGAAGGATTGCATTTTGGACCTACCAACCATAACTGGTAAGCCAAGATAACTGTCAACGCGAGTTGCTTCTGACATGCCTGAAAGGTTGAGAATCTCTTGTCTTCTATCTTGGCTTGTGTTGCGACTAAAGAACAGAGAGAGGTCTTCTGCATATTCAGCTTCTGCCCTAAGCTAGCTTCATAGACACCAATAATCCTCAAAACCCTACGCCACTCCACCTGGTTAGCCTTACAAAAGATAAGACTATCATCAGCAAAGAATAAGTAACTAAGTTTTGGACCTCTCCTAGAGGTAGGGACCCCAAAGATGACCCCATTAATTTCAGCATGATGGAGTAAGGAACTTAGGGCCTCTGCGCAGATCAGGAACAGGTAAGGGGAAATAGAATCCCCTTGCCTAATGCCCTTGGAGGGTAAGATTTCCCAACCGGAGTCCCATTAAGCAGAACTAAGTAAGAGACCGAGCGGGTACACACCATAATCCAATTTATCCATTGCTCAGAAAAACCGAGCCTTCTCATAGCAGCTTCTAAAAAATTATACTCCACACGATCATACGCCTTACTCATATCCAACTTGATCCCCATAAATCCCACCTTACTCCACATGCTAGTTTGCATGGAATGCATAGTTTCATACCCTGCTAGAGTATTATCTGTAATCAATATTGGCTTTGGTTGTGTTGCTAGGGACTGGATGGGGAATTTTCTGGGAGCTAAATGCTCTTTCCAAAGGATTACAGTGGATCCAAAAATAGTGGAAACTATGTCTGCTCTTCATGCAATTAATTTTGGAATAGTAGGGGGTTGGTCTGATGTTGTGTTTGAAGGGGATTCTCTTCAGGCTGTTCGAGATCTCACCAAGCCTCCCCCTCACCTTCAAAGAAATGGGCATTTTGTGGAAGCTGTCCAGCAGTTACTAGGGTCTCTAAGATCATCTACCATTGTGCACTGTCCTCGGGAGGAAAATGGAGTAGCACACTGTCTAGCGAAGGAGGGTGCGGTTAAGTGCTGCAATGTTGTTTGGTTTGAGGATCCTCCTCCTTTAATTTATAATCTTCTTGTTAGGGAGTGTGTTGTccctaaaccttaaacaatAGGTcgtttattttttcaatgaatGAAAGCAGagtcatttttttcaaaaaaaaaaaaaaattgttctccactttataaaaaaaaaaattaaaaaaaaaaaaaaaaaaaaatagtattttgttagattttattttattttttaattcagaTTGAAAACCcaacttcacaaaataaataaataaataatattcaaatgAAACCCCCATCTATCAGCAACATAGCCACCACACCACATCCCTCTCCACcatctccaaaaatacccaaTCATCCGATCATCGCAGCAAACCAGACAACAtatgcatttatttataaaaatagcaAAATGGCAGGGTCTGAGGGGCATATCTAACTGGTTAAATTTCTGTTAGCTAGGGAGAATTTAATTCTAGCAGTTTCTTTGAACAAAAATCACACTATAAAAAAACGAGAAATAGTAATAGTagctcaaataaaaaacaaatgtttcataaaaaaaacaaaaaaaaaaaaaaacaaaaaaaaaacacaaagtttGCTCAGGCCCCCCCAACCaccaaaattttctccaaaaaaaaaaaagaatctaaaagaaaaaattaaattaaattttacccttaattttgtttaattttttagttttgcccccccaaaatttttttcctttaatttggCCCCCCAATTTACAAGGCTGGGTCCGCCATTGTCCATCTCCCATCCTTCTACTTTTGAAAATCACCGTTGGATGTGTACGGTCCATATGAGTGACTCACATGCACCCCACAAatacaatgataattttaaaaagtgaaaggTTAGAAGAATGACAGGTTCTTCAATATAAATCtggcaaaacaaaaaacagtgtCAACCCACGAGTAATGCTCTCCACCACCCTCTCATCCCCTTAAAACCCATGTGGCGTGGTCCtccaaaccaaaaaatcaaTCCCCATGCATCAAATACTATAGGGAACCACACCACATAAGCTTTAGGAGGATGGAAGGGGATGTGGGGGTGATGTATAGTATTACTCGTCAACCCACATGTGGTCATGTTACTGTATACATTAATTGAAATTTGATGTCGAAGCCTGCGAGCTtgcacactacaaaaaaaaaaaaaaaaaaaaaaaaaaaaaaaaaaaaaaaaatcagggttTAGTGTCGTATAATTTAATGCCGCTTACTGTTCAAATGTCACTAATTTAAATTTAACACCCCTCGAATAGTAAACAACGCTAAATATTAGTGTAGTTTCTCTAAATTGTTAGCAACGTTTATTGTTCAAGCGGCACTAAATTTACCTCCGCTTCCGGCCTACTGGCCGAGATCCGGTAAAAGTGGCCAAAATCCTAACGTACGGTTAGTGATAGAAAATTGTCAGAATCCTACGCCCCGTCAAACACCCAAAAATGTTTTCGGCGGaaaacattttcttgaaaaatgacttttcaaaaaatataaattagcaAAAAGGACACCTAAGACTTTGCCGGCCTTCAGTCAGATCTAATGCGCCAGACATGCGACAaccttcttctttcctttcttttctattttctttcattcatttttcttatttctctttaaatatgaaatatttttaCGATTTATTTCCGTCTCTCAATAGAACTATTTTGCCAAATAGTTTTAGGGGAATTTTATCATGCGAAAAGAAGtagatgttttcttttttcaacacTGGTTTATTGATTTTACGAGGTCTACTATTCTTGATAACTTAATTGGTGATtgttttattagattttgagaAAGAATACATGCAAAAGAGATGGAACGATATTATTATCCGGCCGGGTAAAAAAATTCAGGAggattaaaaaaggaaaaagaagaaaaaaaaaaaaaaaatttgccaaGAGATcgaattatataaatatatagcattCTAACCCCGCATTCTATTTATAACCTCTGTTAAAAAAGTTATTACTTCTATGGAAATGAAATGATTTGGTGTACGAATGACCATACCTGTtcatgttagagaatatattgataccgtatattacggtacttttCATATATTAGAGGATTTTATTTAAtcatcattaattgtaattaattataatcaaaacagatttgaatacattcaattctgatttgatatattctctctacatactattttgtattttctctatatccttataaatatggatcatttgtattgtaaattaatcaaTCAGTAAGAGAAATAATGTATCCCTTTAGGCTTTACTATGTGGTCGTAGGTCATAAAttgaaccacgtaaaatctattctcttttattttattatttcgcaTTTATTCTTTTAGgttttagatttctttcatggtattagagctataGGCTAATACCAGTGTTCAATCTAATGGTCctgtaaaatttttcatttttcttgtatttcatttttctcttgatagtcattattttgcagatctccACACCATGGATTTTGcataatattgaaaaaaaacataaataaataaatttgtcgTTCTCaagttttcttttacttttcgtCCTGTTCCTGTGGAAAACAGACTcaacttttctcttctttatgtactgctccaaaaaaaaaaaaaaaacttttggcCTTCTCAGCACAACCAAAGGCCATGGAGATTTCGTTGAACTCATTGGGGTCAAGCCAGACCTGCCTCTCCCACACTTGAGAAACTGTCTTCCAGTCCAGCCATCATCTCCGATGGATCTCACCCCAAACAGCCACGTTCCGCCGCACCCAACCGCTCATTGGCCAACCGTCTAACCACCAAGCCTCCGTCGTCTCCTCGTCTCTCACGTTCAGATCTGCATCGCATGAGACTTGCTTCTTGGTTATTCACTTTCATGGGTTGAAGATCGTTTTAGGTTCAACATGATACAGATGGATGTGCTTGAATTGCTACACGTATGTCAGGTATCAAGAAATAATtttacttgtaattttttttaatttaaaatgaaaaagatcCGATTCCCTCGTAAATTGTGACAAAATTGATCAACTTAATGATAGCAAGTAGGGCCGATTTTGTTACAGTTCTGTCCTGCTGCTCGTTTcagaaaaattaatttgagtACGTAGACCCGAAGTGTACCTCTGATTGCAGGACTTTTTGGGCCATTTTGTTCAGATCCGTTTGTGTCCTTTttataataacaattatttctgtTAAAGTACTACTCATTAAGGAGAATGCTAcgcatcatccccttgtcctttttttgtcctctcaaaattgatgtgactcttaaaattaccattggatcaaaatccaataatcatatataaaaaattcaatggtgattttaagagccacatcaattttaggggagacaaaaagaggacaaagggatgatgtgtagcatcaCTCATATATCATTTTCTCACAAAAGATTAGAAGTCAAGAAGTTTACTGGTTATGGACACCGACTTTCCATTCTCCCCATAACAAAGTGCAACTCCAATTAATGAAAA
Coding sequences:
- the LOC133876699 gene encoding uncharacterized protein LOC133876699; this translates as MECIVSYPARVLSVINIGFGCVARDWMGNFLGAKCSFQRITVDPKIVETMSALHAINFGIVGGWSDVVFEGDSLQAVRDLTKPPPHLQRNGHFVEAVQQLLGSLRSSTIVHCPREENGVAHCLAKEGAVKCCNVVWFEDPPPLIYNLLVRECVVPKP